Sequence from the Ancalomicrobiaceae bacterium S20 genome:
AGAACCCGGGCATCCGCGCGCCTCGTCCCCGGCTGAAACGAAACGTCCCGCAATCTGCCGCATACGTCAAGGTGACGCCGTATGGGGCACAAGCGCCAACGCAAACGCCGCGGCGAGGCTCGCCGCGGCGTTCGATGTTCGGGTCTTCGTCGTGCGGGAGAATCAGGCCGCGGCGCCGAGCGTCGGGTAGTCGACGTAGCCGCGCGCGCCGCCGCCGTAGAGCGTGTTGCGATCGAGCTCGTTCAGGGGCGCGCCGAGACGCAGGCGTTCGACGAGGTCGGGGTTGGCGATGAACGGCTTGCCGAAGGCGACGAGATCGGCCGTGCCGTTGGCGACGGCGGCCTCGGCCATGGCCTTGTCATAGCCGTTGTTGACCATCCAGGTGCCGCTGTAGCGGCGGCGCAGCGCGGCGTAGTCGAACGGCGCGACGTCGCGAGGGCCGCCGGTCGCGCCTTCGATCACATGAATATAGACCGGCTTCAGCGCCTCGAGTTCGCCGACGAAGTACTCGAACAGCGCCTGCGGGTTGCTGTCGATCAGGTCGTTGGCGGGGGTGACCGGCGAGATGCGGATGCCGACGCGTTCGGCGCCGATCTCGTCGATGACCGCGGCCATGACCTCGAGCGGCAGGCGCGCGCGGTTCTCGATCGAGCCGCCGTAGGCGTCGGTGCGCTTGTTGGCGCCGTCGCGCAGGAACTGGTCGAGCAGGTAGCCGTTCGCGGCATGGATCTCGATGCCGTCGAAGCCGGCGGCAATCGCATTGGCGGCGCCGCGGCGATAGCTCGCGACGACGCCCGGAAGCTCGGAGAGTTCGAGCGCGCGCGGCTCGGAGGTCTCGGTGAAGGCGTTGTTCACGAAGGTCTTGGTGTTGGCGCGGATCGCGGATGGCGCGACGGGGGCGCCGCCGCCCGGCTGCAGCGAGGTGTGCGAGACGCGACCCACGTGCCAGGCCTGCAGGAAGATGCGGCCGCCGGCCGCATGAACCGCGTCCGTCACCTTGCGCCACGCCGCGATCTGCGCATCGGAATGGATGCCGGGCGTGTCCTGATAGCCCTGGCCCTCGGGTACCACCTGGCTCGCCTCCGAAATGATCAGGCCGGCGGAGGCACGCTGGGCATAATACTGCGCGGTCAGTTCGGTCGCGACATTGCCCGCCGCGGCGCGATTGCGCGTCAGCGGCGCCATCACGATACGGTTGGGCAGGGTCAGCGCGCCGAGGCGAAGGGGCGAAAACAGCGTCTTGTCGGTCATGACGAAACCTCTTTCTCGCGGACGCGGCAGGGCCCAATGGCCACCACGATCCGGATCACCGCCGCGACATAGGTTCGGGCAGCGATCGGTTCAACGATCCGGAACAATGAAACTTGGACGGCAGCCGCGGCGAACGGGTGTGGATTGGTCGTCGCGATGTCGGTGTGGGCTGGCGCGCTCGGTAGCGCAGCGGCAGGCATGCGGCCGGTAACGCGTTGGCGCCGAACATGATCGCAGGCGCGACCG
This genomic interval carries:
- a CDS encoding alkene reductase, which gives rise to MTDKTLFSPLRLGALTLPNRIVMAPLTRNRAAAGNVATELTAQYYAQRASAGLIISEASQVVPEGQGYQDTPGIHSDAQIAAWRKVTDAVHAAGGRIFLQAWHVGRVSHTSLQPGGGAPVAPSAIRANTKTFVNNAFTETSEPRALELSELPGVVASYRRGAANAIAAGFDGIEIHAANGYLLDQFLRDGANKRTDAYGGSIENRARLPLEVMAAVIDEIGAERVGIRISPVTPANDLIDSNPQALFEYFVGELEALKPVYIHVIEGATGGPRDVAPFDYAALRRRYSGTWMVNNGYDKAMAEAAVANGTADLVAFGKPFIANPDLVERLRLGAPLNELDRNTLYGGGARGYVDYPTLGAAA